ACCACCCGGTGGACCGCCTCGGGCGGGACGTCCTCGGCCCGCCGCCGCAGCACCGGGGTCGCCCCCGACCCCGCGGCGCCCCCCGCGCCCGTCGAGGACGTCCCCTCCGTACCCGTCGTGCCGCTCATGCCGACCCCTCCTCGTCCCAGTCCCCGATGCTGACCTCGACCTCGGTGCCCCCGCCGGGCCGTTCGCCCACCCGCAGCTCGCCGCCGATCCGCCGTGCCCGTTCCCGCATGCCCCGGATCCCCATGGACTGCGGCCGGGCCGGCTGCAGCCCCACCCCGTCGTCCGCCACCCTCAGCCAGGCCCGGGGGGCGTCGACCGTGCACTCGACCCACATGTTGCTCGCGTGCGCGTGCCGGCGGACGTTGGTCACCGCCTCCTGGGCGATGCGGAGCAGCTCGACCTCCACCCCGGCGGGCAGCCGGTCGCCCTGCTCGTCGAGCACCGTGTGGACGACGAGCTGGCTCTGCTGGCCGACGCGCTGGACGTGCTCGCTGAGCGCGGTGCCCAGCCCGACCGTGTCGTCGGTGCCGGCGCGCAGGTCGAAGATGCTCATCCGCAGCTCCCCCACGACGTCGCGCACGTGCGAGCGCAGCCGCAGCAGCTCGTCGTGGGCCTCGTCCGTGACCCGGCCGGCGAGGTCGTCGAGCATGTAGCCGACGCTCGCCAGCTCCTGCGCGACGCCGTCGTGGATCTCGCGGGCCAGCCGGAGCCGCTCGTCGACGGTCGCGAGCTGGCGCACCTCGTCGAAGACCAGCGCCGCGGCCAGCCGGGGACCGGAGCGGTCGACCAGGCGCGAGATGCGGGCGGTGTCGGCCGAGGACAGCCCGACGGACCGGACCAGCAGCACCGCGACGACCTGCGAGCCGATCCGCGCGGGGAAGGCGTGCACCCGGGTGCTGCCCTCGCCGGTCCGGCTGCTCAGCGTCCCCGTCGACCACGCCGTGCCAGTGAGCTCGTCGTCCACAGGGCCGGCCTCGGGGCTGGCCACGAGCGGCGCGAGCCGCCCCTCGCCGCTGCGCACCGACAGCGTGCACTCGCTGCGGGGGGCGATCGAGGTCACCTCGTCCAGCAGCGTGGTGCCCAGGGTGGCCGGGTCCAGGCCCACGCTGAGGTCGCGCGCCACGCTCTGCAGGCCGCTGAGCAGCCGGAAGGCCTCCTCGTACGCGTTGTCGCTCGAGGTCTCCTTCTCCAGCCTGAGGCGGTGCACCCACCCGGCGAGCAGACCGGTCGCGACCAGGACGACCGTCCACAGCAGGGGGTCCGCCAGGCCCTCGGCGAGCTCGGAGTAGCTGCTCGTGCTGAGGACGGCGAGGCTCCAGGCGACCCCGCCCACGAGACCGCCCACGGCGCCGAGCGCGAGGCCGCCGCGCTGGCCGGTGGTGAACACGGCGAGCAGGAGCAGCGGCACGAAGACCTGGCCCACCTCGGGGAGGCTGCCGATGACGAAGGCCAGCAGCGTGACCTCGGCCTGCGCCTGCAGCACCCGGGCACCCCGGCCGGGCAGCGGCACCGCGCCGAAGGCGATGACGATGACCAGGGCGAGCGACGGGCCGAGCGCCTGGTCGGTGTCCGTCAGCACGGCGATCGCGGCGGCGCCTGCC
The nucleotide sequence above comes from Aquipuribacter hungaricus. Encoded proteins:
- a CDS encoding sensor histidine kinase, encoding MRGHAALQGPRPLLLARQDLVDGPVLPLVVRGLLLAAGAAAIAVLTDTDQALGPSLALVIVIAFGAVPLPGRGARVLQAQAEVTLLAFVIGSLPEVGQVFVPLLLLAVFTTGQRGGLALGAVGGLVGGVAWSLAVLSTSSYSELAEGLADPLLWTVVLVATGLLAGWVHRLRLEKETSSDNAYEEAFRLLSGLQSVARDLSVGLDPATLGTTLLDEVTSIAPRSECTLSVRSGEGRLAPLVASPEAGPVDDELTGTAWSTGTLSSRTGEGSTRVHAFPARIGSQVVAVLLVRSVGLSSADTARISRLVDRSGPRLAAALVFDEVRQLATVDERLRLAREIHDGVAQELASVGYMLDDLAGRVTDEAHDELLRLRSHVRDVVGELRMSIFDLRAGTDDTVGLGTALSEHVQRVGQQSQLVVHTVLDEQGDRLPAGVEVELLRIAQEAVTNVRRHAHASNMWVECTVDAPRAWLRVADDGVGLQPARPQSMGIRGMRERARRIGGELRVGERPGGGTEVEVSIGDWDEEGSA